One Streptomyces sp. V4I8 genomic window carries:
- a CDS encoding phytoene/squalene synthase family protein gives MPRWSAALAEAGITDARLRRAYDAQRSMVREFALHQYVAARLLLPARLHPPVVAVVAFMHETDERIDVGDPDVRKDALSSWDREVRAALDSVPGPGTTEPALLQALADTVCRHPHLAARVHDFLAGAPVEANWTGFDTEADYQAYIDSYSLPALMLTASLIAPTPQAGVDGPFRQGCRALIEAWQRADFLADLCEDAVQGRIGIPREDLARHGLTLEDLRTKSDACVPALGRLVNAQTGLAEAALSECRGLPDLAEAPYRPFLRALISVQELQLQAVRRKGGSLLHGGTRPPTASTLRVLAREYRAARSRQRRWGRPAVS, from the coding sequence GTGCCCCGATGGTCCGCCGCCCTGGCCGAGGCCGGCATCACTGACGCGAGGCTGCGGCGAGCGTACGACGCCCAGCGAAGCATGGTGCGCGAGTTCGCCCTGCACCAGTACGTCGCCGCCCGCCTGCTGCTCCCCGCGCGGCTGCACCCACCCGTCGTCGCCGTGGTCGCCTTCATGCACGAAACCGACGAGCGGATCGACGTCGGGGACCCCGACGTCCGAAAGGACGCACTGAGCTCGTGGGACCGCGAGGTGAGGGCGGCTCTCGACTCCGTTCCCGGCCCAGGGACGACTGAGCCCGCCCTGCTCCAGGCCCTCGCCGACACGGTATGCCGGCACCCACACCTGGCTGCACGCGTGCACGACTTCCTGGCCGGGGCGCCCGTCGAGGCCAACTGGACCGGCTTCGACACGGAGGCCGACTACCAGGCCTACATCGACAGCTACTCCCTGCCCGCCCTGATGCTCACCGCGTCGCTGATCGCGCCGACGCCGCAGGCAGGTGTGGACGGGCCGTTCCGTCAGGGATGCCGCGCGCTGATCGAGGCATGGCAGCGGGCCGACTTTCTGGCCGACCTGTGCGAAGACGCCGTGCAGGGCCGCATCGGCATCCCGCGCGAGGACCTTGCCAGGCACGGGCTGACTTTGGAGGACCTTCGCACCAAGTCGGACGCCTGCGTTCCCGCTCTGGGACGGCTCGTCAACGCGCAGACCGGCCTCGCCGAGGCCGCGCTCAGTGAGTGTCGGGGACTGCCGGACCTGGCCGAGGCACCCTACCGACCGTTTCTCCGGGCCCTGATCTCCGTGCAAGAGCTCCAGCTCCAGGCCGTACGACGCAAGGGGGGCTCTCTCCTTCACGGTGGGACGCGCCCGCCGACCGCGTCCACCCTTCGCGTTCTGGCGCGCGAGTACCGCGCTGCGCGAAGCCGGCAACGTCGATGGGGGCGACCGGCGGTGTCCTGA
- a CDS encoding calcium-binding protein, whose protein sequence is MRRLAMPLGDGQSGGRDIGPPIATPRALRRTFVGRATSRGVVVGAVAVLLAGVGSSADATPSGPVVSGATVNSGRDVIVGITHDVMFPVTITGWDDSGLYFADVDLKVPHGGFYTTDTFCETATACTTVFTVNAHPAPGSDDPVDLANANAGTWSVDALVDTHTGDSVFAPGVRSFGLKRAARLTVDAAPEPVAKGARITVTGKLVRANWDTYRYAGYAGQAVKLQFRPKDSGTYTTVATVATSNTGTLRTTVKAVKDGYWRWDFTGTATTGPAKATGDYVDVRP, encoded by the coding sequence ATGAGACGCCTGGCCATGCCACTTGGCGACGGACAAAGCGGCGGGCGCGACATCGGCCCGCCCATCGCCACCCCACGCGCCCTGCGGCGCACGTTCGTCGGTCGCGCGACGAGCCGCGGTGTCGTGGTGGGGGCCGTCGCTGTTCTGCTGGCGGGGGTGGGCTCCTCGGCCGATGCAACGCCCAGCGGTCCGGTGGTCAGTGGTGCCACCGTCAACTCCGGACGTGACGTCATAGTGGGCATCACGCACGACGTGATGTTCCCTGTCACGATCACCGGATGGGATGACTCCGGCCTGTATTTCGCTGATGTGGATCTGAAGGTGCCGCACGGCGGCTTCTACACCACCGACACGTTCTGCGAGACCGCGACGGCATGCACGACGGTGTTCACCGTCAACGCCCACCCGGCCCCGGGCAGCGACGACCCGGTGGACCTGGCCAACGCCAACGCGGGAACATGGTCGGTCGACGCCTTGGTCGACACTCACACCGGCGATTCTGTCTTTGCCCCCGGCGTGCGGTCGTTCGGCCTCAAGCGTGCCGCGCGGCTCACGGTCGACGCCGCACCGGAACCGGTGGCGAAGGGCGCTCGTATCACGGTCACCGGCAAGCTCGTGCGGGCCAACTGGGACACCTACCGGTATGCGGGATACGCGGGCCAAGCCGTGAAACTGCAGTTCCGTCCCAAGGACAGCGGCACCTACACCACGGTGGCCACGGTGGCCACCAGCAACACCGGCACCCTGCGCACCACAGTCAAGGCGGTCAAGGACGGCTACTGGCGTTGGGACTTCACCGGCACCGCCACCACCGGCCCGGCCAAGGCAACGGGCGACTACGTCGACGTACGACCCTGA
- a CDS encoding protein-arginine deiminase domain-containing protein: protein MRSQRRIRTNPAGPLALVLAAVGTVLAAPPSPASAAAPAARADLRADVNRDGRVDVTGGTDTAGEDTWSLGRGAVHLPNIDDDTKRCPVTGPGGRPLSDAKLAACNDASDTRVNGSADAADLARIRSVPIRGLPAGAKGSVKVVTGAKYTRVYLKRAGNWVVITPQTSLSAAELRSGVEFGVEATDVIRDTRKWDGRTVIRLTVAAGDRTTSDSVTLRVAPLLTHHHLQRTQQVMVTKLGPDEDWSGLQGKFVTDLKSEVEKAGITRPLVTFSKYGDSWAQDFVEPAYVSMTGTDGRRRVIRVMLRSAQPDREAGRELFEKVRGRDIGVVQAFDRSAPPDWSLNSMGNLETIPPYALGGRSFPAGRIIMGWRKDSGKRPSATMRTLLKSQGLQDPLLLDTSWLEVGHVDEFVQFLPAATPRGWRIGVADPEAGLRLLRDAQRAGHGATKLFSVPGLGGSPPLQETIDQALASRHLVADNTMAAQRIAANLATLKRETGVTDDEIVRVPALYTRGSMAHGEGGETVPVPRLTRMGGSASLLDGLKEHGQQRWLAGNGNDSAAATRAAVATSAYVPGAVNGILLSRDRYLAPRQWGPVIGGKDIFTQAATAAYVRAGLKVSYIDDWYTYHLGMGEVHCGTNTLRDASAAWWQQPAGPTTP, encoded by the coding sequence GTGCGTTCACAACGACGTATACGGACGAACCCTGCTGGGCCCCTGGCCCTCGTGCTCGCCGCGGTCGGAACCGTCCTGGCCGCGCCGCCCTCACCCGCCTCGGCGGCGGCCCCGGCCGCACGGGCCGATCTCCGTGCGGACGTGAACCGCGACGGGCGCGTTGATGTCACCGGAGGCACCGACACGGCTGGTGAGGACACCTGGTCCTTGGGCCGCGGAGCGGTCCACCTGCCCAACATCGACGATGACACCAAGCGCTGCCCGGTCACCGGACCAGGCGGAAGACCGCTGTCCGACGCCAAGCTGGCCGCGTGCAACGACGCCTCCGACACCCGGGTCAACGGGTCGGCTGACGCCGCCGACCTTGCCCGTATTCGCTCGGTGCCGATACGGGGCCTGCCGGCGGGCGCCAAGGGCAGCGTCAAGGTCGTCACGGGAGCCAAGTACACCCGCGTCTACCTCAAACGCGCGGGCAACTGGGTCGTGATCACGCCGCAGACCAGCTTGTCGGCCGCTGAGTTGCGCTCCGGCGTGGAGTTCGGGGTCGAGGCCACGGACGTGATCCGGGACACTCGGAAGTGGGACGGCAGGACGGTCATCCGCCTGACCGTGGCGGCGGGCGACCGGACCACCTCCGACTCGGTCACCCTGCGCGTCGCTCCACTCCTCACCCACCACCATCTGCAGCGGACCCAGCAGGTGATGGTCACCAAGCTGGGCCCCGACGAGGATTGGAGCGGGCTGCAGGGCAAGTTCGTCACCGATCTCAAGAGCGAAGTGGAGAAAGCAGGCATCACCCGGCCGCTCGTGACGTTCAGCAAGTACGGGGACTCCTGGGCGCAGGACTTCGTCGAGCCGGCTTACGTCAGCATGACCGGAACGGACGGGCGCCGGCGGGTGATCCGTGTGATGCTGCGCTCCGCGCAGCCGGACCGTGAGGCCGGTCGCGAGCTGTTCGAGAAGGTCCGAGGACGGGACATCGGAGTCGTGCAGGCCTTCGACAGGTCGGCACCGCCGGACTGGTCGCTCAACTCCATGGGGAACCTGGAGACCATCCCGCCGTACGCCCTGGGCGGCCGTTCCTTCCCGGCCGGACGGATCATCATGGGGTGGCGCAAGGACAGCGGCAAACGGCCCTCGGCGACGATGCGCACCCTGCTGAAGTCCCAGGGACTGCAGGACCCCTTGCTCCTGGACACCTCCTGGCTGGAAGTGGGGCACGTCGACGAGTTCGTGCAGTTTCTGCCGGCCGCCACCCCACGCGGCTGGCGCATCGGCGTTGCCGACCCCGAAGCAGGGCTGCGACTGCTGCGCGACGCCCAGCGCGCGGGTCATGGCGCCACCAAGTTGTTCTCCGTCCCGGGCCTCGGGGGCTCCCCACCGCTGCAGGAGACCATCGACCAGGCCCTCGCCTCTCGACATCTGGTGGCCGACAACACCATGGCGGCCCAGCGGATCGCGGCCAACCTGGCGACCCTCAAACGTGAGACCGGCGTGACCGACGACGAGATCGTGCGCGTGCCGGCCCTCTACACTCGCGGCTCGATGGCCCACGGGGAGGGTGGGGAGACGGTCCCCGTGCCGCGACTCACACGCATGGGTGGCAGCGCGTCCCTGCTGGACGGGCTGAAGGAGCATGGCCAGCAGCGGTGGCTGGCCGGGAACGGAAACGACTCCGCCGCGGCCACCCGGGCGGCCGTCGCGACGAGCGCGTACGTGCCCGGCGCGGTCAACGGCATCCTCCTCAGCCGCGACCGTTACCTTGCTCCCCGCCAATGGGGGCCCGTCATAGGCGGCAAGGACATCTTCACCCAGGCCGCCACTGCGGCCTACGTGCGGGCGGGTCTGAAAGTGTCGTACATCGACGACTGGTACACGTACCACCTCGGCATGGGGGAGGTGCACTGCGGCACCAACACCCTGCGTGATGCCTCCGCCGCATGGTGGCAGCAGCCCGCAGGACCGACGACGCCGTAG
- the katG gene encoding catalase/peroxidase HPI — MSGSESENPAIPSPTPTSTRPRTNRDWWPNQLDLQVLHQHSSRSNPMDEDFDYAKEFATLDVDALKQDVFDVMTASQDWWPADYGHYGPLFIRMSWHAAGTYRIADGRGGGGSGAQRFAPLNSWPDNASLDKARRLLWPVKQKYGRKVSWADLLVFAGNCAMESMGFKTFGFGFGREDIWEPEEIFWGPEDTWLGDERYSGDRELSGPFGAVQMGLIYVNPEGPNGNPDPVAAARDVRETFGRMAMNDEETVALIVGGHTFGKCHGAVDPTYIGPEPEAALIEQQGLGWRNTYGSGKGTDALTSGLEGAWTTEPTRWDNGYLDNLFRYDWELTTSPAGAKQWTPTDPSAKGTVPDAHDPSKRHAPMMLTTDLALKVDPVYGPIVKRFHENPDELAVAFAKAWYKLLHRDMGPLSRYLGPWIPEPQLWQDPVPPVDHPLVTEEDIAALKSRILAAGPSISQLVTTAWASAASFRGTDKRGGANGARIRLAPQRDWEVNAVPEVAEVLQALDQIRQDFNRSQTGGTKVSLADLIVLGGCAAVEQAAKRAGHDITVPFAPGRTDASQEQTDVQSFAVLEPKADAFRNYLRSGEKLSPETLLLDRANLLTLTAPEMTVLTGGMRALNTGFKGSPHGVFTHRPEELTNDFFVNLLDMSTEWKASTSDENVFEGRDRDTGEVRWTATAVDLVFGSHSQLRAVSEVYAARDAGEKFVRDFVAAWDKVMNLDRFDLS; from the coding sequence ATGTCCGGCAGTGAAAGCGAGAACCCAGCAATCCCCTCCCCCACCCCGACGTCGACCCGCCCCAGGACGAACCGGGACTGGTGGCCGAATCAGCTGGATCTTCAGGTTCTCCACCAGCACTCATCCCGTTCCAATCCGATGGACGAGGACTTCGACTACGCGAAGGAGTTCGCGACCCTCGACGTCGACGCGCTGAAGCAGGACGTCTTCGACGTGATGACGGCGTCTCAGGACTGGTGGCCCGCCGACTACGGCCATTACGGGCCGCTCTTCATCCGGATGAGCTGGCACGCCGCGGGAACGTACCGGATCGCAGACGGCCGGGGCGGTGGCGGCAGCGGGGCGCAGCGCTTCGCCCCCCTCAACAGCTGGCCGGACAACGCGAGCCTCGACAAGGCACGCCGTTTGCTGTGGCCGGTCAAGCAGAAGTACGGCCGGAAAGTCTCCTGGGCCGATCTTCTGGTCTTCGCCGGAAACTGTGCCATGGAATCGATGGGGTTCAAGACGTTCGGGTTCGGTTTCGGGCGAGAGGACATCTGGGAACCGGAGGAGATCTTCTGGGGGCCCGAGGACACCTGGCTCGGGGATGAGCGCTACAGCGGCGACAGGGAACTCTCCGGTCCTTTCGGTGCCGTGCAGATGGGACTGATCTACGTCAATCCGGAGGGGCCCAACGGCAACCCGGATCCGGTGGCTGCCGCGAGGGACGTTCGCGAGACATTCGGACGCATGGCGATGAATGACGAGGAGACGGTCGCGCTCATCGTCGGCGGCCACACCTTCGGCAAATGTCATGGTGCGGTCGACCCCACGTACATCGGCCCGGAACCCGAGGCGGCCCTCATCGAGCAGCAAGGTCTCGGCTGGCGGAACACGTACGGCAGCGGGAAGGGCACCGACGCGCTCACCAGCGGCCTCGAGGGCGCATGGACCACTGAGCCGACCAGGTGGGACAACGGGTACCTGGACAACCTGTTCCGATACGACTGGGAGCTGACGACGAGCCCTGCCGGTGCGAAGCAGTGGACTCCCACGGATCCCTCGGCCAAGGGCACCGTGCCTGATGCCCACGACCCGTCGAAGAGGCACGCTCCGATGATGCTGACGACGGATCTCGCGCTGAAGGTGGATCCGGTCTACGGGCCGATCGTGAAGCGCTTCCACGAGAACCCGGACGAGCTGGCGGTGGCGTTCGCCAAGGCGTGGTACAAGCTGCTGCACCGTGACATGGGCCCGCTCTCTCGCTACCTCGGCCCGTGGATTCCCGAGCCCCAGCTGTGGCAGGACCCCGTCCCCCCGGTCGATCACCCACTGGTCACGGAGGAGGACATCGCCGCTCTCAAGAGCAGGATCCTCGCCGCGGGCCCGTCCATCTCCCAGCTGGTCACCACCGCGTGGGCGTCGGCGGCGAGCTTCCGCGGCACCGACAAGCGCGGCGGGGCGAACGGGGCGCGGATCCGGCTCGCACCGCAGAGGGACTGGGAGGTCAATGCCGTACCCGAGGTGGCGGAGGTGTTGCAGGCGCTCGACCAGATCCGGCAGGACTTCAACCGCTCACAGACCGGCGGGACGAAGGTTTCGCTCGCTGACCTGATCGTCCTGGGCGGGTGCGCGGCCGTCGAGCAGGCCGCGAAGCGCGCCGGGCACGACATCACCGTCCCGTTCGCACCGGGGCGCACGGACGCCTCTCAGGAACAGACCGACGTGCAGTCGTTCGCCGTGCTCGAACCCAAGGCAGACGCGTTCCGCAACTACCTCCGGTCGGGAGAGAAGTTGTCGCCCGAGACCCTCCTGCTGGACCGCGCCAACCTGCTGACCCTGACCGCGCCCGAGATGACGGTTCTCACCGGTGGCATGCGCGCCCTGAACACCGGCTTCAAGGGGTCCCCACACGGCGTCTTCACCCACCGGCCGGAGGAGCTGACCAACGACTTCTTCGTCAACCTGCTCGACATGAGCACGGAGTGGAAGGCGTCGACCTCGGATGAGAACGTGTTCGAAGGCCGGGATCGCGACACGGGCGAGGTCAGGTGGACTGCCACCGCCGTTGACCTCGTCTTCGGTTCGCACTCCCAGCTCCGAGCCGTCTCGGAGGTGTACGCGGCCCGCGACGCGGGAGAGAAGTTCGTGCGTGACTTCGTGGCCGCGTGGGACAAGGTGATGAACCTCGACCGGTTCGACCTTTCCTGA
- a CDS encoding cysteine hydrolase family protein, with product MSSALLVMDVQRAIVDLVDADADADSGYLPRVRRAIDGARAANMPVIYVVIALRPGFPEVGTRNRALAAIAQAGLFVEGAPGTEIHPEVAPRPGDVVVTKRRASAFSGSDLDVVLRARGIDRLVLTGIATSAVVLSTLCQANDLDFGLTVLSDACLDPDPEVHRVLIERLFPQWADVVTVEDWLKTTAPQ from the coding sequence ATGAGCAGCGCCCTTCTCGTGATGGACGTCCAACGGGCCATCGTGGACCTCGTCGACGCGGACGCCGACGCCGACTCCGGATACCTGCCACGCGTACGCAGGGCGATCGACGGGGCCCGGGCGGCGAACATGCCCGTGATCTACGTCGTCATCGCGTTACGTCCCGGCTTCCCGGAGGTCGGCACGCGCAACAGGGCACTCGCTGCCATCGCGCAGGCCGGCCTCTTCGTCGAAGGCGCCCCGGGCACCGAGATCCACCCCGAGGTCGCGCCCCGGCCCGGCGACGTGGTGGTGACCAAGAGGCGGGCGAGCGCGTTCTCGGGCAGCGATCTCGACGTGGTGCTGAGGGCGCGCGGTATCGACCGCCTCGTGCTCACCGGCATCGCCACCAGCGCTGTGGTGCTGTCCACCCTCTGCCAGGCGAACGACCTCGACTTCGGCCTCACCGTCCTCTCCGACGCCTGCCTGGACCCCGACCCGGAGGTGCACCGGGTCCTCATCGAGCGGCTGTTCCCGCAGTGGGCGGATGTCGTCACCGTCGAAGACTGGCTCAAGACGACTGCACCTCAATAG
- a CDS encoding metallophosphoesterase, whose protein sequence is MKILHLSDTHLDRVGGPDADGADGAAALRRMLADLVHLRDLDALVVTGDVADDGSREAYARARELVGGYAEERGASVFYATGNHDERTAFSEVLGCGHARPDAVYDGPEGERAAASTVGGWRVVTLDSLVPGKGYGRIGRGQLDWLGEVLATPAAHGTLLAFHHPPVALEVEVQRALGLQDADELGAVIRGTDVQLILCGHFHLQILGRLEQATVWVTPGIVSRIDLTARPGTERAVHGPSASLVRLGTPHGPLIHTLHARDPRVGETVYEADEQEMREVIEKLGPARMSPN, encoded by the coding sequence ATGAAGATTCTGCATCTGTCCGACACACACCTCGATCGCGTCGGCGGCCCGGACGCCGACGGGGCCGATGGCGCGGCGGCGCTTCGCCGGATGCTCGCGGACCTGGTCCATTTACGCGATCTCGATGCACTCGTCGTCACGGGAGACGTGGCGGACGATGGATCGCGTGAGGCTTACGCGCGGGCCCGTGAGCTCGTGGGCGGCTACGCCGAGGAGCGGGGCGCGTCGGTGTTCTACGCGACGGGGAACCACGATGAGCGGACGGCGTTCAGCGAGGTGCTGGGCTGTGGCCACGCACGCCCCGACGCCGTGTATGACGGGCCCGAGGGCGAGCGGGCCGCTGCGAGCACGGTCGGCGGCTGGCGGGTGGTCACTCTTGACTCCCTCGTGCCGGGCAAGGGCTACGGGAGGATCGGCCGGGGCCAGCTGGACTGGCTGGGTGAGGTCTTGGCCACCCCCGCGGCGCATGGCACGCTCCTGGCCTTCCACCACCCGCCGGTCGCGTTGGAGGTCGAGGTGCAGCGGGCCCTCGGGCTGCAGGATGCCGACGAACTGGGTGCGGTGATCCGCGGAACCGATGTGCAGCTGATCCTCTGCGGTCACTTCCATCTTCAGATCCTGGGGCGCCTGGAACAGGCGACGGTCTGGGTCACGCCCGGCATCGTCAGCCGCATCGACCTGACCGCCCGGCCCGGCACCGAGCGCGCCGTGCACGGCCCTTCGGCCTCCCTGGTCCGGCTCGGTACGCCCCACGGACCGCTCATCCATACCCTTCATGCCCGTGATCCCCGCGTGGGCGAGACGGTCTACGAAGCCGATGAGCAGGAGATGCGCGAGGTGATCGAGAAACTCGGCCCGGCGCGGATGAGCCCGAACTGA